The following coding sequences lie in one Heyndrickxia oleronia genomic window:
- a CDS encoding DUF302 domain-containing protein: protein MFDYTIETDKSISEAIAALEESLKKEQFGVLSTFDMKEKLNDKGLDFSIEFKVLEVCNPYEAYRVLSENQMAGYFLPCKIVVFEDNGKTKIGMPRPTSLISMLHDEKMQRLAADIEKRLILCIDYCK, encoded by the coding sequence ATGTTTGATTACACAATTGAAACAGATAAAAGTATATCAGAAGCAATTGCAGCCCTCGAGGAGAGCTTGAAGAAGGAGCAATTTGGAGTCTTATCTACATTTGATATGAAGGAAAAGCTGAATGATAAAGGATTAGACTTTTCAATAGAGTTTAAAGTCCTTGAGGTATGTAATCCATATGAAGCTTATCGTGTACTAAGTGAAAATCAAATGGCCGGTTATTTTCTGCCATGTAAAATAGTAGTGTTTGAAGATAATGGGAAAACTAAAATTGGCATGCCTCGACCTACATCACTAATTAGCATGTTACATGATGAAAAGATGCAGCGTTTAGCAGCGGATATTGAGAAACGATTAATACTCTGTATTGATTATTGTAAATAA
- a CDS encoding class I SAM-dependent methyltransferase, protein MNSMKRRDERGWSSFSPEKADKLLDPKRTKLLNQKEIISLLDLSDHDRIADLGSGNGFFTIPFARKTDNHVFAVDVEPKMLELLKERALKEGIKNIQYVLSDLENIQLDDASVDKAFVAFVMHEITNMEKALSEFKRILRKDGKLMIIEWDAVESQIGPPIHERISSDKMQSFLLDNGFHSKIVLLNAAVYAAIIEMR, encoded by the coding sequence ATGAATTCAATGAAAAGGAGAGATGAACGTGGCTGGTCATCGTTTAGCCCAGAAAAGGCAGATAAACTATTGGATCCAAAAAGAACGAAACTGCTTAATCAAAAAGAAATAATTTCATTACTAGATCTTTCTGATCATGATCGTATTGCAGATCTTGGATCTGGAAATGGATTTTTCACTATTCCGTTTGCTAGAAAAACGGATAATCATGTATTTGCGGTAGACGTTGAGCCTAAAATGCTTGAGTTGTTAAAGGAACGTGCGTTAAAAGAAGGGATAAAGAATATTCAATATGTTCTAAGTGATCTTGAAAATATCCAATTGGATGATGCGAGCGTAGATAAAGCATTTGTTGCCTTCGTTATGCATGAGATAACTAATATGGAGAAAGCTTTAAGTGAATTCAAGCGGATTTTAAGAAAAGATGGGAAATTAATGATTATTGAGTGGGATGCTGTAGAATCACAGATAGGACCACCCATTCATGAAAGAATATCTTCTGATAAAATGCAAAGCTTTTTATTAGACAATGGATTTCATTCCAAGATTGTTTTATTAAATGCTGCAGTTTATGCAGCGATTATAGAGATGAGATAG
- a CDS encoding metal-sensitive transcriptional regulator, with amino-acid sequence MEYNDQMKNRVKRIEGQLRGILRMMEETKDCKDVITQLSAARTAIDRTIGVIVSSNLVECVKEANENNGDSPEELIKEAVNLLVKSR; translated from the coding sequence ATGGAATATAATGATCAAATGAAAAATCGAGTGAAACGCATTGAGGGTCAATTAAGAGGCATTTTAAGAATGATGGAAGAAACGAAAGACTGTAAAGATGTGATTACTCAATTATCCGCTGCAAGAACTGCAATTGATCGAACAATTGGTGTAATCGTAAGTTCTAATCTCGTTGAATGTGTAAAAGAAGCGAATGAAAATAATGGAGACAGTCCTGAGGAATTAATTAAGGAAGCTGTTAATCTACTCGTAAAAAGTAGATAA